Below is a window of Gammaproteobacteria bacterium DNA.
AGGCTGCTTCGCGCACGGGCCTACGGCAACGCTTCGGCAACCGGAAGCGCACTCACGCGGAGCCACGCCGAATACGAGTTCATGGCCATGCACCGGCGAGCGCTTGCGCGGAAACCTGGACGGGAACGACTCGCCCCCGCCCACCAAGATCCTGACGGTTCCCGTCTTCCTGGGCGTCGACCGTTCGCGGCGCAGGCGGGCTGATCCCAGCAGCTCGCGGCCCGCGCGATCCCGACCAGCGTACAGCACCGAATTGCCGACGGACTCGCGGTTTTCGGCGCCGTCCCCAATTCACATGTGCGTGTCCCATTCTGCCATTGACGGGCAGACACGTCGGCCTCTGGGCGGTAGTCCGAGGGGTCGGCGACCACTCCCGCGCCGTGTCCCTAATTCACATGCGCGTATCCCATTCTGCCATTGACGGATTCGGGGGCCGCGATTCGGCGGAGTCCGAGACCCCGCGCGTTCCAGCCTTCCAGAGGCGCTGGCGCGCTCGTTGACGGCAGTCGCAGGCAGCTTCCTCGTCGGAAGGTCTCCCAACCCCTTTTCGGCCACTACAGGGCATCCTGAGAGGCCGATTTCAGTGGCGTTATATTTGTACGTAAGTCATTGTGCAATCTCACGTTGAAGGGACCGATGATCGCATCTGCGAACTTTCATTACGACACTCGCCGGAAGCCCCTTCCGGGGCCCGCGATGGTGCGGGAACCGACGGGCGTCCGACTCGACGCCAACCTCGCGCCCTCCGGTTCCGAGAACGCCCCGAATCGCGCCGCGGGCGATGACGACGACAACGAACTCCGCAAGCTGGGCGAGCGCATCGCCGAATTGGCGGCCCGCATCAACTCCGCCGAGGCGCGCATGATGACCCTCATCGCCGAGTTCGACCGGCGGGGCGGGTGGAAGGACGGCGGCTACTCCTCCTGCGCCGAATGGCTGGCCTGGAGGACCGGCACGAAGATCGGGACGGCCCGCGAACGGGTGCGGACCGCCCGCGCGCTCGAGCGCCTGCCTCAAACCGCGGACGCTCTGAAACACGGCACCATCTCGTACGCCAAGGTGCGGGCGCTCACCCGGGTTGCGACCCCCGAGCGCGAGGCGGAGCTGCTCGAGTTCGCCCGCGCGGGCTCGGCGGCGAAGCTGGAGCGGACGGTGCGCATGTGGAGGAAGCTGTCGCGCGACGCGGAGCTGACGGCCGAGCAGGCCCGGCGCCGCAGCCGCACCTTCTCGGTTTTCGTGGACGGCGACGGGATGTACGTGGTGAAAGGGCGGCTCGAGCCCGAGGTCGGGGCGGTGGTGATGCGGGCGGTGGAGGCGGCGTCGGATGCGCTGTTCCGGTCCGAGGGCGATGCCCGAGACGCGGCGCGAAGTGGAAGGGGTGTCAGTTGCGAGGCCAGCGATGCACGCCCCGAGCCGAAGCAGCGTCGGGCAGATGCGGTGGGGCTGCTCGCGGAGCGGGCGCTGGCCGCCGGGTTCGGAGGTGGCGAGCGCCGCGAATCGGAAGGCGATGTGGACGAGGTGGGTGGCGACCTCGATGAACTGGATGGTGCTCGGACCACCGAATCCAATGCAGCCCTGCGGGGAGCGCCCGCGGCAACGCCGGGCGCCAAAGCGGAGAATGCGGCGAACACCTCAGCCCGCGTCGGGTCCGGCACCCGAGCCGAGCGCTACCAGGTCATGGTCCATTGCGATGCCGCAACGCTCGCGGCCGAGGGCGAGCCCGGGCGCTCGGACCTGGACGGGATTCGCGTTTCCGCGGAAACGTCCCGGCGCATGGCGTGCGACGCGGCGGTGGTCGCGATGGTCCACGCGAAGGACGGCTCGATGCTGAATGTGGGGCGGCGGACGCGCACCATTTCGCCGCGCATCCGCCGAGCGCTGGAGGAGCGCGACCGGGGATGCCGCTTTCCGGGGTGTGGGTGCCGGTTCACGGAGGCCCATCATGTGAAGCACTGGGCCGACGGGGGCGAAACGAGTCTCCGGAACACGCTGCTCCTCTGCCGGCGGCATCACCGAGCCGTTCACGAGGGACGGGTCAAGGTTTCCGTGAACGGTGACGGGACCGTGCTGTTCTTCACGCCGAAGGGGAGTATGCTGGTGGACGCGCCGAGAGCGCCCAAGGCGGCTCATGGTGGCGAGAGACTAGGCTTGCCACCGGTCCCATCAGCGCATCGCGGCGCCCCGCGAGTGGGCGAGGATCCTGTGCTCTCCAACGGAGCGGCGGTCTATCGCGATTCCGCCATCCCCTGGAGAATCGAGGCTGCGGCGCGCGAAGCGATGGAAGCGTCTCTTGAGTGACTCCTGGCTTCCGCCGTTCTCCGCGCGACGGGGCTGGAATAACGAGACCGAGCTGGGAACCGTGCCGGCGCCGAAAGATGTGGCGGGGCCGGAAGACGCGGGCAGAGCAGCGCCGCCTCAGCCTACCAGCTGTAGCCTAGTCGCGTGTAGTAGAAGCCGCCGTTGAACCCGAAGGGCGTGAACTGGCCGAAGCGGTTGCCGACGCCGGCTGCGGCGCCCGGATACTCCTCGGGGTAGGTGTTGAGCAGGTTCTGGGCACCGGCCGTGAGCGTCCAGCGCTCGGCCAGCTTTCGGGACGCCTCCACATCGAAGAGGATGCGGGCCGGGTAGTCGATGGTGTTTTCCGGATCCGACTCGTAGTAGGGCTGCTCGCCGTCGAAGTAGCCACCCCAGTAGCTGGCGCGCACGAGGAGGCGGGACCCGCCGGCGAAGGCGTGATTCATGGCGAGGTTGCCGCGTACGCCGGGGAGTCCCTGCTCGAGTATGCGGATCCGGTGCGAGGTGAGGGTCTTCGGGTTGAAATCCGTCACCGTGGTCCGGGTCCAGTTCCACGCGCTGCTGAAGGTTGTCGTGGCACCGCCCGCTCCCCGGAAATCGTACGCGCCCACCAGGTCGATGCCGTCCGTCCGGGTCGCGAAGTCGTTGATGAAGAAGCGGAAGCGCGCGAGCACACCGCCCGGCCGGATGATGTCCTGGGCGATGAGCTGCTCGATCTCCGCCGGGGTGAGCTCCCGGTCGGCGCTGGTCGTCAGGCGGTCCGAAACCCTGATCTGGAAGAAGTCCAGCGAAAGACTGAACGGGCCATCGTCGTACACCGTCCCCAGGGCCAGGTTGACCGACGTTTCCGGCTTGAGCGGCTCGCCGCCGAATTCCCTCGCCAGGGGTGACGTCGACGGGATCGTGCCGTTGTTGGTCAGGTCCATGATGGCGGGATCGTAGATCGTGGAGATGTTGAACGCGTTCTGCTGTCCCGGCGAAGGGGCGCGGAAGCCGGTGCTGACGCTGGCTCGCAGCCCCAGGCTCTCCGACGCACTCACGCGTGCCGCGAGCTTCCCGTTGACCGTCGTCCCGAAGTCCGAAAAGCGCTCGACGCGGCCCGCCGCACCGAACGTCCAGGCACCCTCGGGTTCGCGGACCTCCAGGTCGCCGTAGGCGGCGAAGTTGTTCCGGTTCCACGCTCCTTCGGTAAGGGGTCCGAAGCCGGTGAACCCGTTCGAACCGGGGGTGAATCCCTGCGTTGCGAGCGGGCCCTCGGTCCACGATTCCGTGCTGCCCCGGATGATCTCGAAGCGCTCGTTGCGCCACTCCGCGCCACCGGCGAGGTTGGTCCGCTCATTGAGCGCGTAGGACAGGTCCGCGTTGAAGTTGATCTCCTGCTGGTCGTAGATCCCCGGGTTGAACCAGGGGGTGCAGGGTTGATCCGGCACGACGAAGGAGATCTCCCGGCTCGCGCCGGCACAGGGCTGATCCGGCCCCAGCGAAGCGTTCACCGTGTTGTACATGTAGAAGTCCAGGTTGGATCTTCCCCAGGACGCGCTCGCGTCCCAGCTCAGATCGCCGCTGGCACCTTTCAGCCCGGCCACCGCGGATGCGTCGAGAAGGTATGAACCG
It encodes the following:
- a CDS encoding DUF222 domain-containing protein, which encodes MIASANFHYDTRRKPLPGPAMVREPTGVRLDANLAPSGSENAPNRAAGDDDDNELRKLGERIAELAARINSAEARMMTLIAEFDRRGGWKDGGYSSCAEWLAWRTGTKIGTARERVRTARALERLPQTADALKHGTISYAKVRALTRVATPEREAELLEFARAGSAAKLERTVRMWRKLSRDAELTAEQARRRSRTFSVFVDGDGMYVVKGRLEPEVGAVVMRAVEAASDALFRSEGDARDAARSGRGVSCEASDARPEPKQRRADAVGLLAERALAAGFGGGERRESEGDVDEVGGDLDELDGARTTESNAALRGAPAATPGAKAENAANTSARVGSGTRAERYQVMVHCDAATLAAEGEPGRSDLDGIRVSAETSRRMACDAAVVAMVHAKDGSMLNVGRRTRTISPRIRRALEERDRGCRFPGCGCRFTEAHHVKHWADGGETSLRNTLLLCRRHHRAVHEGRVKVSVNGDGTVLFFTPKGSMLVDAPRAPKAAHGGERLGLPPVPSAHRGAPRVGEDPVLSNGAAVYRDSAIPWRIEAAAREAMEASLE
- a CDS encoding TonB-dependent receptor, which codes for MMRAAAIAVFFALAHAGPAAAQGTLRGTVTIAGAGSAIAGAQVSLAGLNIGTITGPDGAYQVEPVPAGIHEVVVVLIGYETERRQVTIADGQPTTLNVVLSETVLELEGVVAVGSRARPRTVTESPVPVDVIPAAEILQQGDTDFANLLRNVVPSFNVNIQPISDAATFVRPANLRGLAPDHTLVLVNGKRRHRGAVITWYGNGLSDGSQGPDIALIPGLVLQQAEVLRDGASAQYGSDAIAGVVNFVLRNDRSGGSIDFKTGGYALGETSEPFEEGTFPGDGEVYTLSGNVGLPLGETGFLNLTGEYGNANPTDRSTQRNDALALLASGNSSVRAPAQVWGAPQVSNELKLWANMGYLFDDEMQFYSHGNYVSKQVEGGFYFRNPGTRSGVFGTRNADGQRILLIGDMLDARDGVLDGSAGCPEVRVDDEGVVLDQRVLDQVLADPDCFTFQKLFPGGFTPQFGSYLLDASAVAGLKGASGDLSWDASASWGRSNLDFYMYNTVNASLGPDQPCAGASREISFVVPDQPCTPWFNPGIYDQQEINFNADLSYALNERTNLAGGAEWRNERFEIIRGSTESWTEGPLATQGFTPGSNGFTGFGPLTEGAWNRNNFAAYGDLEVREPEGAWTFGAAGRVERFSDFGTTVNGKLAARVSASESLGLRASVSTGFRAPSPGQQNAFNISTIYDPAIMDLTNNGTIPSTSPLAREFGGEPLKPETSVNLALGTVYDDGPFSLSLDFFQIRVSDRLTTSADRELTPAEIEQLIAQDIIRPGGVLARFRFFINDFATRTDGIDLVGAYDFRGAGGATTTFSSAWNWTRTTVTDFNPKTLTSHRIRILEQGLPGVRGNLAMNHAFAGGSRLLVRASYWGGYFDGEQPYYESDPENTIDYPARILFDVEASRKLAERWTLTAGAQNLLNTYPEEYPGAAAGVGNRFGQFTPFGFNGGFYYTRLGYSW